A genomic stretch from Mycosarcoma maydis chromosome 3, whole genome shotgun sequence includes:
- a CDS encoding uncharacterized protein (related to acyl-coenzyme A oxidase 1, peroxisomal): MASTRPAPETLQPQDIQQERTACSFDVDTMSCILPGSKAERDNARWLLSLLKSDADRTFDKEDRVFQSRNERFFNGQKIALRYFEIRNRHGLDKKDADLLRLYTDEYLPIQVAESMAQPTLMRQASAEQWSEWGPMVRSGRWIGCYMQTELAHGSNLSALRTTATLDIDTDEWVIHTPEPSAGKVWIGGSGLTATYGIVMANLIIKRKSYGMHPFLVHLRSLQDHTLLPGRHIMEMGCKLGAPAMDNGYICFDNVRIPRTHLLQRFQTVSKDGMYEKRNAAAQVMTRGTMTLVRVGLCEIAAHHLARAATIAIRYAVVRRQGTSATKPDQLEPKILDYASVQTRVLTALASAYAITFAGQHLRRLYNEMIAEIDKTGNSGLLPIVHGYSSVLKAVCTNESLAGIERCRRSMGGHGFSQASGFDFERNQPNAGLIYEGENSMLLAGPSAQFLIKQLHETRKGKGKAIRPELAYLEWISGASGAVEDISKRMQTITAEQFEKPRVLLDLLGCRAALLVDRLAQHRSESHSREDGVYEHIDTNLAVRASTAHGVYLLAYAFHDLVEQLMSSDATSTKVRFGVSVQHTHVAALDNLLRFYLLQNCLLSQDALGDLLELGLLSGAQLDKLRRSAARLLSGPIRRDALGLVESFDMDDWYLCSPLGSSDGRAYERMIEWMKLEPLNHTGERGARDEKGVVKGYTDGIGRLIRGEAVPFTERARL; the protein is encoded by the coding sequence ATGGCGTCTACTCGCCCTGCACCCGAAACGCTACAGCCGCAGGACATCCAACAAGAACGCACAGCATGCTCGTTCGACGTGGATACCATGTCGTGCATCCTGCCTGGCTCCAAGGCCGAACGCGACAATGCAAGGTGGCTACTTTCGCTTCTTAAAAGCGACGCCGATCGTACATTTGACAAAGAGGATCGTGTCTTTCAGTCTCGAAACGAGCGTTTCTTCAACGGTCAAAAGATTGCTCTCCGTTACTTCGAGATCCGCAATCGGCACGGTCtggacaagaaggacgcGGATCTACTCCGGCTCTACACGGACGAATACTTGCCCATCCAGGTCGCGGAAAGCATGGCTCAGCCCACGTTGATGCGACAGGCGAGCGCGGAACAGTGGTCAGAGTGGGGCCCCATGGTCAGATCAGGTCGATGGATCGGATGCTACATGCAGACCGAGCTTGCTCACGGCTCTAACTTATCTGCGCTCAGGACGACAGCAACACTCGATATTGACACGGACGAGTGGGTCATCCACACGCCTGAGCCATCTGCAGGCAAAGTGTGGATTGGCGGAAGCGGTCTCACTGCGACCTACGGTATTGTGATGGCCAATCTGATCATCAAGCGCAAGTCGTACGGCATGCATCCTTTCCTGGTTCATCTGCGCTCACTCCAAGATCACACGCTGTTACCAGGCCGTCACATAATGGAGATGGGCTGCAAGCTAGGTGCGCCTGCGATGGACAATGGGTACATCTGCTTTGACAACGTGCGCATCCCCCGCACCCACCTTTTGCAGCGCTTCCAGACCGTCTCCAAGGATGGTATGTACGAAAAGAGAAACGCCGCGGCACAAGTCATGACACGTGGCACCATGACGCTGGTTCGTGTTGGTCTTTGCGAAATTGCAGCACACCATTTGGCCCGTGCTGCCACAATCGCCATCCGATATGCCGTCGTCCGGCGTCAGGGCACATCGGCCACCAAGCCGGACCAGCTGGAACCCAAGATCCTCGACTATGCATCGGTGCAGACGCGCGTGCTAACTGCCCTGGCCAGCGCCTACGCCATCACGTTTGCTGGTCAGCACCTCAGGCGCCTGTACAACGAGATgatcgccgagatcgacaagaCGGGCAACTCTGGGCTGCTGCCGATCGTGCATGGCTATTCGAGCGTGCTCAAGGCAGTCTGCACCAACGAGTCACTGGCCGGCATCGAGCGCTGTCGTAGGAGCATGGGCGGTCACGGCTTCAGCCAAGCATCCGGCTTTGACTTTGAACGCAACCAGCCCAATGCTGGGCTCATCTATGAAGGCGAAAATTCGATGCTATTGGCTGGGCCTTCAGCCCAATTTTtgatcaagcagctccaCGAGACGCGCAAGGGCAAGGGCAAAGCTATTCGACCTGAACTAGCCTATCTCGAATGGATCTCCGGGGCTTCTGGAGCGGTGGAAGACATCTCGAAACGGATGCAAACCATCACTGCAGAGCAGTTCGAAAAGCCGCGTGTGTTGTTGGATCTGCTTGGGTGCCGAGCGGCCCTCCTCGTCGATAGACTTGCTCAGCACCGCAGCGAATCGCACAGTAGGGAAGATGGCGTGTACGAGCACATTGACACAAACTTGGCCGTCCGTGCCTCTACTGCTCACGGCGTCTACTTGCTCGCCTACGCATTCCAcgaccttgtcgagcaactCATGTCCTCGGACGCCACGTCGACCAAGGTACGCTTCGGCGTGTCTGTACAGCACACACACGTTGCGGCACTTGACAACCTACTGCGCTTCTACCTTTTGCAAAACTGCCTCCTTTCCCAAGACGCACTTGgcgacttgctcgagctcggactGCTGTCAGGTgcacagctcgacaagcttaGGCGAAGCGCAGCTCGATTGCTCTCTGGTCCCATCAGAAGGGACGCACTCGGCTTGGTTGAGAGCTTCGACATGGACGATTGGTATCTCTGCTCGCCATTGGGAAGCAGCGACGGCCGCGCTTACGAGAGAATGATCGAGTGGATGAAACTCGAGCCACTCAATCACACGGGAGAACGAGGAGCCCGGGACGAGAAAGGCGTGGTCAAGGGATATACGGACGGCATCGGTCGCTTGATTCGCGGAGAAGCAGTGCCATTCACTGAACGGGCGAGGTTGTGA
- a CDS encoding uncharacterized protein (related to Phenylalanine ammonia-lyase), which produces MTTTLNGSGRNAYSPSNGHAAASSWLDTARNGWAPQSDLNSGITLDGSSLDLARLMGLVVYRRTPQLATDRREDMDASVASLESERKTENAIYGVNIPFGAGAYTTLDHQQLQQQQRIDRALITLINGDLGADMLRLTQTPQVASQASMPLPAPAPISAFGPDNSRLTMPVAWVRAAMVLRINSLLRAASGCRWEVVERLRDLLDRELYPVIPIRNSISASGDLSPLAYVAYAAAGSNKVQILNGATGKVDTADSALAAAKLEPVFQLRPREMLACINGTGACLAVSALALDRLQGLAFATHVVTAVMCEALLASPSFLDPYLHDVARPHPGQCESASILRQLLGTESAGLRNELLRHHDQDPLEFIWSLTAQPVLEQRFASKRNGSSFAAPTKVGQPAAASYLRQDRYHLRCAPQYIGPALEELRAAHDTVQIELNSVTDNPLLKPGTTSSSINTAMVHGGNFMASSVGHSAEQMRATTCTLGRLLHEQLTGAIDPCKSNGLPAYLAAYGADNPAMTGGLRSLDIASSSYLAELTFLGQRLIHLNRNAECGNQSVNSMALASARYTLEAVDLLTTMCASTLLAACQALDLRRLTVRFFRALSEHVLALLEIAGQKMGTPGLPADLQRDTLFRLFATWNAHWPVQLEERVRRAVEAALPSLAVWALTQVQDASSPQTVQSALADLDQGLTNWLMTAWANTMDMYTAQSAAGNAESAALIDLHHSAASLRILRFVRRDLGIPLDAGGGLQAMHSDKAQHAFATYGHSVSQLAAAFRDRRIDVLWHELAQDF; this is translated from the coding sequence ATGACGACCACATTGAACGGCAGCGGCAGGAATGCTTACTCGCCCAGCAATGGCCACGCCGCTGCAAGCTCTTGGTTGGACACGGCTCGCAACGGCTGGGCTCCCCAGAGCGATCTGAATTCTGGCATCACTCTGGATGGCTCATCGTTGGACTTGGCCAGACTGATGGGCTTGGTCGTGTATCGACGCACCCCACAACTGGCAACGGATCGTCGAGAGGATATGGACGCATCCGTAGCCAGCCTGGAAAGCGAGCGCAAGACCGAAAACGCCATCTACGGCGTCAACATTCCTTTTGGTGCAGGAGCTTACACCACTCTGGACCACCAACAGCtacaacagcaacagagAATTGATCGAGCTTTGATCACGTTGATCAATGGCGACCTTGGAGCCGACATGCTGCGACTGACCCAGACGCCGCAGGTGGCCTCCCAGGCTTCGATGCCTCTTCCTGCACCAGCGCCCATCTCGGCGTTTGGGCCGGATAACTCACGCCTAACCATGCCTGTGGCCTGGGTCAGAGCTGCGATGGTGTTGCGCATCAACTCGCTGCTCAGAGCAGCATCCGGGTGCAGGTGGGAGGTTGTAGAGCGGCTCAGagatctgctcgatcgcgaGCTATACCCCGTCATCCCGATCCGCAAttccatctcggcgagcgGCGATCTTTCGCCGTTGGCATATGTCGCATACGCCGCAGCTGGTAGCAACAAGGTGCAGATCCTCAATGGAGCCACTGGCAAGGTCGATACCGCTGATAGCGCTCTCGCAGCGGCAAAGCTTGAGCCGGTGTTCCAACTGCGTCCACGAGAGATGCTCGCTTGTATCAACGGAACTGGTGCTTGCCTCGCCGTCTCTGCCTTGGCTCTAGATCGTCTGCAAGGCCTGGCTTTTGCCACGCACGTCGTCACTGCGGTCATGTGTGAGGCGCTCCTGGCATCGCCCAGTTTCCTCGATCCTTATCTTCACGACGTTGCCCGACCGCATCCGGGTCAGTGCGAGTCGGCTAGCATTCTTCGTCAGCTGCTCGGCACCGAGTCGGCAGGTTTGCgcaacgagctgctgcgtcacCACGACCAAGACCCACTCGAATTTATTTGGAGCCTCACTGCCCAGCctgtgctcgagcagcgcttTGCAAGCAAGCGTAATGGCAGCTCGTTCGCCGCGCCCACAAAAGTCGGCCAGCCGGCAGCGGCTAGCTACCTGCGTCAAGATAGGTACCACCTGCGCTGTGCTCCTCAATACATTGGTCCCGCTCTCGAAGAGCTGCGTGCCGCGCACGACACGGTtcagatcgagctcaacaGCGTCACGGACAACCCGCTACTCAAGCCTGGCACCACCTCTTCGAGCATAAACACAGCCATGGTGCACGGCGGCAACTTTATGGCGTCCAGCGTGGGACACTCAGCCGAACAGATGCGCGCTACCACATGCACCCTCGGCCGCCTGCTGCATGAGCAGCTTACAGGCGCGATTGACCCGTGCAAATCTAACGGTCTACCCGCGTACCTGGCCGCGTACGGCGCCGACAACCCGGCCATGACAGGAGGCCTGCGCAGCCTGGACatcgccagctcgtcctACCTTGCGGAGCTGACCTTCTTGGGGCAACGGCTGATCCATCTCAATCGCAACGCCGAGTGCGGCAACCAGAGCGTGAACAGCATGGCTCTCGCTTCGGCACGGTATACGCTGGAAGCGGTGGATCTGCTCACCACCATGTGTGCCAGCACGTTGTTGGCAGCGTGTCAGGCGCTGGACTTGCGCAGGCTCACCGTGCGCTTCTTCCGAGCGCTCAGCGAGCATGTGCTGGCCCTACTCGAGATTGCGGGTCAGAAGATGGGCACGCCTGGGCTGCCGGCAGACTTGCAGAGGGATACGCTGTTTAGACTGTTCGCAACCTGGAATGCCCACTGGCCGGTGCAGCTAGAGGAGCGCGTCCGGAGAGCCGTCGAGGCCGCACTACCCTCTTTGGCTGTCTGGGCTCTCACACAGGTGCAAGACGCGAGCTCGCCGCAGACTGTCCAGTCTGCTCTCGCAGATCTCGACCAAGGCCTCACCAACTGGCTCATGACGGCATGGGCCAACACAATGGACATGTACACCGCCCAGTCAGCCGCTGGCAATGCTGAAAGCGCAGCGCTGATCGACCTTCACCATTCGGCTGCCTCGCTGCGCATCCTCCGATTTGTACGCCGTGACCTCGGCATCCCGCTCGATGCCGGTGGCGGCCTGCAGGCGATGCACTCTGACAAAGCGCAGCACGCGTTTGCCACGTACGGCCACAGCGTTTCCCAgttggctgctgcgttCAGAGACCGCAGGATCGACGTGCTTTGGCACGAGCTGGCTCAGGACTTTTAG
- a CDS encoding uncharacterized protein (related to 5-carboxyvanillate decarboxylase), with the protein MSLIALEEAFNIPSLAEQSAYQARLFVADGNGQAHADRLVDIHGERLAKMDQHGVAHTILSLTAPGIQDFDQPEAAAAAAKEVNDWVYGQVQKNPKRFSAFASLSMHNPKDASDELRRCVKELGFVGALVNDNQRLPNDEAAWYDQPEWDSFWATVTELDVPFYLHPIAPKGEIHRRIYKDRAALIGPVLSFANNVSAHLLGMIVNGVFDRHPKLKIIVGHLGEHIPFDLWRINHWLEDVHKPRGAVSMKKTIRDYFNENIWVTTSGHFSTLTLKYVQDEIGIDRILFSIDYPYEKFEDACNWFKTLDGKFSAEDLAKISHENSQKLFPHLRS; encoded by the exons ATGTCGCTGATCGCTCTCGAAGAAGCCTTCAACATTCCCTCGCTTGCTGAGCAGTCGGCCTACCAGGCCAGGCTCTTTGTTGCTGACGGCAATGGACAGGCTCATGCCGACCGCCTTGTCGATATCCATGGAGAACGACTCGCAAAGATGGATCAACACGGCGTCGCACACACCATTCTTTCGCTCACTGCGCCTGGCATTCAGGACTTTGACCAGCctgaagcagcagctgctgctgccaaggagGTCAACGACTGGGTGTATGGACAGGTGCAGAAGAACCCAAAGCGTTTCAGCGCCTTTGCCTCGCTCTCGATGCACAACCCAAAGGAcgccagcgacgagctgagGCGATGCGTCAAGGAGCTCGGATTCGTCGGTGCATTGGTCAACGATAACCAGCGTCTCCCCAACGATGAAGCTGCATGGTATGATCAGCCCGAATGGGACTCGTTCTGGGCAACGGTCACCGAGCTAGATGTCCCTTTCTATCTCCACCCCATTGCGCCAAAGGGTGAGATTCATCGCCGAATTTACAAGGACCGCGCTGCTCTCATCGGGCCGGTTCTTTCTTTCGCCAACAACGTCTCAGCTCACCTTCTGGGTATGATCGTCAACGGCGTTTTCGACCGTCATcccaagctcaagatcaTTGTTGGCCACCTGGGAGAGCATATTCCATTTGACTTGTGGCGTATCAACCACTGGCTTGAAGATG TTCACAAGCCTCGTGGTGCAGTCTCAATGAAGAAGACGATCCGCGACTACTTTAATGAAAACATTTGGGTCACCACTTCGGGTCACTTTTCGACGCTCACGCTCAAGTACGTCCAGGATGAGATTGGCATTGACCGAATCCTGTTTTCGATCGACTATCCCTACGAAAAGTTCGAGGACGCGTGTAACTGGTTTAAGACGCTGGACGGCAAGTTTTCAGCCGAGGATTTGGCCAAGATCAGCCACGAAAACTCACAAAAGCTCTTCCCACACCTGCGATCGTAG